The proteins below are encoded in one region of Maribacter aestuarii:
- a CDS encoding glycosyltransferase family 2 protein gives MDIVTPELLSIVVPLYNEEENVALLTQKIHESLSGYSYQIVYIDDFSTDRTKQVVKDMGDDKVHLLELKKNYGQSLALAAGLDYASGEYIITMDGDLQNDPSDIPQMLSFAINDEYDVVTGIRQKRKDSLVKKIPSKIANFLVRRVTKLDIKDNGCALKVFNKSIAKDLNLYGEMHRFITLLAHLEGAQIKQVPVKHHARHAGVSKYGLERVFKVVADMMLLLFIRKYFQRPIHLFGIFGFLMILLGVLINIYLLIVKLGFGEDIGTRPLLMFGMMFILAGIQLFTIGIVMELLIRTYYESQKKRPYRIKKVSVGGKTE, from the coding sequence ATGGATATAGTTACTCCTGAACTTTTATCAATTGTTGTTCCACTGTACAACGAAGAAGAGAACGTAGCACTTTTAACGCAAAAAATCCATGAAAGCCTTAGCGGGTATTCCTATCAAATCGTTTATATCGATGACTTTTCTACAGATAGAACGAAGCAGGTGGTAAAGGATATGGGCGATGATAAAGTCCACCTTCTCGAATTAAAAAAGAATTATGGACAAAGTTTGGCACTGGCTGCTGGTTTGGACTATGCCAGCGGCGAGTATATCATTACCATGGACGGGGACTTGCAAAACGACCCTAGCGATATCCCACAAATGCTTTCCTTTGCCATAAACGATGAATATGATGTAGTAACCGGGATTAGACAAAAGAGAAAGGATTCCCTAGTCAAAAAGATTCCTTCAAAAATTGCCAACTTTTTGGTACGACGTGTTACCAAATTAGACATTAAGGACAATGGTTGTGCACTTAAGGTATTCAACAAAAGTATTGCAAAAGACCTGAACCTTTATGGCGAAATGCACAGGTTCATCACACTTTTAGCCCATCTGGAGGGAGCGCAAATCAAACAGGTTCCGGTAAAACACCATGCACGGCACGCCGGCGTTTCCAAATATGGTTTAGAACGCGTGTTTAAGGTAGTTGCGGATATGATGTTGTTGTTGTTCATTCGTAAATACTTTCAACGCCCTATTCACCTTTTTGGGATTTTCGGGTTTTTAATGATTCTATTGGGAGTACTAATCAATATTTATTTACTTATCGTAAAACTTGGTTTTGGCGAGGATATCGGGACACGCCCTTTACTTATGTTCGGAATGATGTTCATTCTGGCAGGTATTCAATTGTTTACCATTGGAATTGTAATGGAACTTTTGATAAGAACCTACTACGAATCGCAAAAAAAGAGGCCTTATCGTATTAAAAAAGTAAGCGTAGGTGGCAAAACGGAATAA
- a CDS encoding DUF5050 domain-containing protein, which yields MSSLKVYPVIFLMMYMLIPSIKAQQKDSTKTDITTLESTLETIDIRTMDRKIVLKTNSHIEAPNWSPDGKTMIYNSDGLLYSIPVSGGQSKLIPTGFARRINNDHGISPDGKQLVISDQTETGKSLIYTLPINGGTPTKITEKGPSYWHGWSPNGKTLAYCAERNGNYDIYTIPVEGGEELRLTSAKGLDDGPDYAPDGKKIYFNSSRTGTMQIWRMNVDGSNQEQITTDELHDWFPHPSPDGKWIAYVTFNTDVPADQHPANKNVMLRIMNLETKEINTMANLFGGQGTINVPSWSPDSTEVAFVSYKLK from the coding sequence ATGTCTAGTTTAAAAGTTTATCCAGTTATTTTTTTGATGATGTATATGTTAATTCCCTCAATCAAAGCCCAACAAAAGGATTCAACTAAGACAGACATTACCACTCTGGAGAGCACCCTAGAAACTATAGACATACGAACTATGGACAGAAAAATAGTATTGAAGACCAATAGTCACATAGAAGCGCCTAATTGGTCCCCGGATGGAAAAACCATGATTTACAATAGTGATGGATTACTTTACAGTATTCCTGTATCGGGAGGACAATCAAAACTTATACCTACCGGATTTGCCAGACGCATCAACAATGATCACGGAATTTCTCCCGATGGTAAACAACTGGTCATCAGCGATCAAACGGAAACTGGAAAATCCCTCATTTATACATTGCCCATAAACGGAGGTACTCCTACAAAAATTACGGAAAAAGGTCCCTCCTATTGGCATGGATGGTCTCCCAATGGAAAGACTTTGGCCTACTGCGCGGAGCGAAATGGCAACTATGACATTTATACTATCCCAGTGGAGGGTGGAGAGGAATTACGATTAACGAGCGCCAAGGGCCTTGACGACGGTCCCGATTATGCACCGGATGGCAAAAAAATTTACTTTAATTCCTCCAGAACAGGGACCATGCAGATCTGGCGTATGAACGTTGATGGAAGTAATCAAGAACAAATTACGACCGATGAGTTGCACGATTGGTTTCCACATCCTTCCCCAGATGGTAAATGGATTGCATATGTTACTTTTAATACGGATGTGCCAGCAGATCAACATCCTGCTAATAAGAATGTGATGTTGCGCATTATGAACCTAGAAACCAAAGAAATTAATACGATGGCAAATCTGTTTGGAGGTCAAGGAACTATAAATGTCCCTTCATGGTCTCCAGATTCAACCGAAGTAGCTTTTGTAAGCTATAAACTAAAATAA
- a CDS encoding ArnT family glycosyltransferase yields the protein MISNRRYWFLITLVILVYIIGMFVTLFENDSAQFAVMAVRMVQENDFLSLFKGPEEYLDKPHMHYWLAAISFKIFGLHDWAYRIPGILATLLAAYSTYGLGKLLYNEHTGKLAALIFMTAQTIVLSAIDVRTDAVLTGFTIFSIWQLARYIQYRSLVAIVLGAFGAGIAFSTKGQIALLVIGLPLLCHIAYTRKWKSFLSWKVVLALLIFALTIAPMLYAYYHQFDLHPEKVIRGKSDRSGIFFIFWEQSFERLSGEGIGKNSSDYFFFFHTFLWVFIPWTIIAITAYCCRVKTFFKLKFAYNPKYEFLVLGGITFVFILISFAQFKLPHYLNVTIPLFSILTASYLYNLYRFDKKRAVNVLLGCQYFILGIVFISCSLICFFVFKLKTPWAWGVLIFAGLVTIYYALKRENHYVRLITISVCASLLLNTVLNLHFYPNLLNYQGGSSMAQIVKEKEIPVDNIYKIGKDYTWALDFYNQHPVKLSNLDAVKAAKDIWVYVNQNELEELRNAGVDWDKQYSVKHFRITRLQAKFLNPNTRYKVLNNMYLVHVY from the coding sequence ATGATATCCAATAGAAGGTATTGGTTCTTGATTACCCTTGTTATACTCGTTTACATTATAGGGATGTTCGTTACCCTTTTTGAGAATGATTCTGCCCAGTTTGCCGTGATGGCCGTGCGCATGGTCCAAGAAAACGATTTCTTAAGCCTTTTCAAAGGACCTGAGGAATATTTGGATAAACCTCACATGCATTATTGGCTAGCGGCCATTTCCTTTAAAATATTTGGCCTCCATGATTGGGCATATCGTATTCCCGGAATACTGGCAACCCTTTTGGCGGCCTACAGTACTTATGGTTTGGGAAAGCTACTTTATAATGAGCATACTGGAAAGTTGGCCGCTCTTATATTTATGACAGCTCAAACCATTGTTCTAAGCGCAATCGATGTTCGTACCGATGCCGTGCTGACGGGATTCACTATTTTTTCTATCTGGCAGTTGGCCCGGTACATTCAATATAGAAGTTTGGTTGCTATAGTCTTAGGAGCCTTTGGTGCTGGAATTGCCTTCTCCACAAAAGGTCAAATAGCTCTTTTAGTAATCGGATTACCTTTATTATGTCATATAGCATACACCCGAAAATGGAAATCTTTTCTTAGCTGGAAAGTCGTTTTGGCTTTATTAATTTTCGCTCTTACAATAGCACCGATGCTCTATGCGTATTATCACCAGTTTGACTTACATCCAGAAAAGGTTATTAGGGGTAAGTCCGATCGCAGTGGAATCTTTTTTATTTTCTGGGAACAAAGTTTTGAACGGTTAAGCGGAGAGGGTATTGGAAAGAACAGCAGTGACTATTTTTTCTTTTTCCATACTTTTTTATGGGTCTTTATACCATGGACCATTATAGCAATCACGGCATATTGTTGTAGGGTAAAGACGTTTTTCAAACTTAAATTTGCCTACAATCCAAAATATGAATTTTTAGTCCTTGGCGGTATTACATTTGTATTTATCCTCATAAGTTTCGCACAATTTAAATTGCCTCATTATCTAAACGTGACCATCCCTTTATTCTCAATCCTTACAGCTTCTTATCTCTATAATCTATATCGATTTGACAAAAAGAGAGCGGTGAATGTGCTTCTGGGATGTCAATATTTTATTCTTGGAATTGTTTTTATCTCCTGCTCATTAATATGCTTCTTTGTATTTAAGCTTAAAACACCATGGGCCTGGGGAGTTTTGATATTTGCGGGACTTGTTACGATTTACTATGCTCTAAAAAGAGAGAATCATTATGTACGCCTTATAACAATTTCGGTTTGCGCTTCATTATTATTGAATACCGTGCTTAATCTGCATTTCTATCCAAATCTTTTGAACTATCAGGGAGGATCATCAATGGCCCAGATAGTTAAAGAAAAGGAAATACCTGTGGATAATATTTATAAAATTGGAAAGGACTATACCTGGGCTTTGGACTTTTATAACCAACACCCCGTAAAATTATCCAACCTTGATGCGGTCAAAGCTGCAAAAGATATATGGGTGTATGTTAATCAAAATGAATTGGAGGAATTGCGAAATGCCGGCGTAGATTGGGATAAGCAGTATTCCGTGAAACATTTTAGGATTACGCGCCTCCAGGCCAAATTTTTAAATCCGAATACTAGGTATAAAGTGCTTAACAACATGTACTTAGTGCATGTTTACTAA
- a CDS encoding DUF2911 domain-containing protein, which produces MKFLKRFGIVVIVLGALFYFIGMPYLKKQTKKNSPEKTANYTLEGAELSVNYSSPSKKDRVIFGELVPYGQVWRTGANEPTTFSNSAEIMIIDKSLPAGKYSLWTIPGKESWKIIYNKEIPEWGVTLLSGGKETTRDFDKDVLQVEVPVKPLPEPVENFTIDFKNEEQLYLTLSWDKQKVSIPINK; this is translated from the coding sequence ATGAAATTTTTAAAGCGTTTTGGAATTGTTGTGATTGTCTTAGGTGCACTATTTTATTTTATCGGTATGCCTTACCTTAAAAAGCAGACTAAGAAAAACAGTCCGGAGAAAACTGCAAACTACACACTGGAGGGTGCTGAGCTTTCAGTAAACTATTCTAGTCCATCTAAAAAAGACCGAGTTATTTTTGGCGAACTGGTTCCTTATGGCCAAGTGTGGCGAACAGGGGCCAATGAACCCACCACTTTCTCTAATTCTGCAGAAATTATGATTATTGACAAGTCCTTACCTGCTGGAAAATATTCCCTTTGGACGATTCCCGGTAAGGAAAGTTGGAAAATCATCTATAACAAAGAAATTCCTGAATGGGGTGTAACCCTTTTAAGTGGCGGCAAGGAAACCACCAGGGATTTCGACAAAGATGTTTTACAGGTAGAGGTGCCGGTTAAACCACTGCCGGAGCCGGTAGAAAATTTTACCATCGACTTTAAAAATGAGGAGCAGTTGTACCTTACCTTAAGTTGGGACAAACAAAAAGTGAGTATCCCTATCAATAAATAA
- the meaB gene encoding methylmalonyl Co-A mutase-associated GTPase MeaB produces the protein METTGKNVGQKYSVAELTKGILANDIAMLSKAITMVESTNPDHQKIANSLIENCLKKESNTVRIGVSGVPGVGKSTFIESFGSLIATTGNKVAILTVDPTSSQTKGSILGDKTRMYELVQNENVFIRPSPSGDSLGGVARKTRESIIILEAAGYDVIIVETVGVGQSEIAVHSMVDFFLLLKLAGAGDELQGIKRGIIEMADAIAINKADGENVRIAKNAEAEFKRALHLFPPKTNGWTTKVVTCSALENTGIDYIWEVVKEYVTETKRSGYFNENRQRQNKSWLTQHIQGLLSDDFKRNKKVSKLLPELQQEVMLGSISPFMAAKKLMQAYKSS, from the coding sequence TTGGAAACTACCGGAAAAAACGTGGGCCAAAAGTATTCCGTCGCAGAGCTTACAAAAGGGATTCTGGCCAACGATATTGCGATGCTGAGCAAAGCTATCACCATGGTGGAGAGCACCAATCCAGACCATCAAAAGATAGCAAACTCCCTTATTGAAAATTGCCTCAAAAAAGAATCAAATACCGTTCGCATTGGGGTTTCCGGTGTTCCCGGAGTTGGCAAAAGTACATTCATTGAAAGTTTTGGTAGCCTCATAGCAACTACAGGAAACAAAGTTGCCATACTTACCGTAGACCCAACAAGCAGCCAGACAAAAGGTAGCATTTTAGGTGATAAGACCCGGATGTACGAATTGGTTCAAAACGAGAATGTCTTTATCAGGCCTTCCCCGTCAGGAGACTCCCTGGGTGGTGTTGCCCGAAAAACAAGGGAGAGTATTATTATACTTGAAGCTGCCGGGTATGATGTTATTATTGTGGAAACTGTTGGTGTTGGTCAAAGTGAAATAGCGGTACATAGCATGGTAGATTTCTTTCTTCTCTTGAAACTGGCCGGGGCGGGAGATGAATTACAAGGCATAAAAAGAGGAATTATTGAAATGGCCGATGCCATTGCCATTAATAAAGCAGATGGCGAAAATGTTAGGATTGCTAAAAACGCAGAAGCCGAGTTTAAAAGAGCATTGCACTTATTCCCACCCAAAACCAATGGATGGACCACTAAAGTCGTTACCTGTTCCGCACTGGAAAATACGGGCATAGACTATATATGGGAGGTGGTAAAGGAGTATGTAACCGAAACTAAGCGTTCTGGTTATTTTAATGAAAATAGACAGCGTCAGAACAAAAGTTGGTTAACACAACATATTCAAGGGCTCCTATCGGACGATTTCAAACGGAACAAAAAGGTCTCCAAATTACTCCCAGAATTACAACAGGAAGTTATGTTGGGCTCAATCTCCCCTTTCATGGCGGCAAAAAAATTAATGCAAGCCTACAAAAGCTCTTAG
- a CDS encoding aldose epimerase family protein, whose amino-acid sequence MKQVTISNAFMTLMVLDYGAIVQKLLVKGADGKYTNVVVGFNHPSRYRLDENCLGACVGRYAGRISNGGFELDREKFLLYHEEGVHLHGGKEGFNQKYWNIEEVRYEDDPYVKLSYKSKHLEEGYPGNLTVTVTYKLVGNALQIVHEAVTDRSTVVNLTNHSYFKLDDSPYVDDYELQLNCPYYLETTEKLLPTGNLIPVRNTDYNFLLSKKIGVKRLDTPFVKNIGSEKIAELYSNKSGISLKVYTNQPAVIVYTPPDFPGICFETQNYPDAPNQSDFPSSVLRPGETYNNIAIFKFDLVP is encoded by the coding sequence TTGAAACAAGTTACAATATCCAACGCTTTTATGACATTGATGGTGCTGGATTATGGTGCCATTGTCCAGAAATTACTGGTAAAGGGGGCGGACGGGAAATACACCAATGTTGTAGTCGGGTTTAACCATCCCAGTCGGTATCGCTTGGACGAGAACTGTTTGGGTGCCTGTGTAGGACGCTATGCAGGGCGTATTTCAAATGGAGGTTTTGAGTTGGATAGGGAAAAGTTTCTTTTGTATCATGAGGAAGGTGTGCATTTACATGGTGGTAAAGAAGGATTCAACCAAAAATATTGGAACATTGAGGAAGTCCGCTACGAAGATGATCCTTACGTAAAACTTTCCTATAAAAGTAAACACCTGGAAGAAGGTTATCCTGGAAACCTTACCGTCACCGTTACCTATAAATTGGTAGGTAATGCATTGCAGATCGTACATGAGGCAGTAACGGACAGAAGTACCGTGGTTAATCTTACCAACCATTCGTATTTCAAATTAGATGACAGCCCTTATGTTGATGACTATGAACTGCAATTAAATTGTCCCTACTACTTGGAGACAACAGAAAAATTATTACCGACGGGCAATTTGATACCGGTAAGGAATACAGACTACAATTTTTTATTATCCAAAAAGATTGGTGTAAAACGATTGGACACTCCTTTTGTGAAGAATATTGGTAGTGAGAAGATTGCAGAGCTCTATTCCAATAAGTCGGGAATTTCATTGAAAGTATATACCAACCAACCTGCTGTGATCGTGTATACTCCTCCCGATTTTCCCGGGATTTGTTTTGAGACTCAGAATTATCCGGATGCTCCCAACCAAAGTGACTTTCCCTCAAGTGTTTTAAGACCAGGGGAAACGTATAACAACATTGCCATCTTTAAGTTTGATTTAGTACCTTAG
- a CDS encoding phosphatase PAP2 family protein has product MLEELLHLDQELFIYLNGLGNSSWDNFWQFISNKYSALPIYLFLLILTYRKFGLKKTIVVIVSVAILITISDQLSNLFKYGTTRLRPCHDPTISSVVRLVKSYCGGQYGYFSAHASNSFALAIFFGILLKSEFKNISLLLLIWAALVAYSRIYIGVHFPLDILTGAIIGSLLGWLFAKLYIFVIRKFSL; this is encoded by the coding sequence ATGCTTGAAGAATTGCTACATCTGGACCAAGAGCTTTTTATTTACCTCAACGGATTGGGAAATTCTTCTTGGGATAATTTTTGGCAGTTTATTTCCAATAAATATAGCGCGCTACCCATATACCTGTTTCTTTTGATACTTACCTATCGAAAGTTTGGGCTAAAGAAGACGATTGTAGTCATTGTTAGCGTGGCCATTTTAATCACAATTTCGGACCAGTTGAGCAATTTGTTCAAGTACGGCACGACCCGCTTAAGACCGTGTCATGACCCAACAATATCCTCGGTGGTTCGCTTGGTTAAAAGTTACTGCGGGGGGCAATATGGGTATTTTTCGGCCCATGCGTCCAATTCCTTTGCCCTAGCCATTTTTTTTGGTATCCTACTAAAGTCAGAGTTTAAAAATATTAGTCTTCTTCTTTTGATATGGGCTGCATTAGTTGCCTATAGTAGAATTTATATAGGGGTACATTTTCCATTGGATATTCTTACAGGAGCTATAATCGGTTCCCTACTTGGTTGGTTATTTGCAAAGTTATATATATTTGTAATCCGGAAATTCTCCCTATGA
- the mazG gene encoding nucleoside triphosphate pyrophosphohydrolase: MNSRASQLASFDRLLTIMEELRLKCPWDKKQTIQTLRHLTIEETYELGDAILDNDLDEVRNELGDLLLHIVFYAKIGSETDSFDIGDVINGICEKLINRHPHIYGDVTVSNEEEVKQNWEKIKLKEGKISVLEGVPKSLPALVKANRIQDKVAGVGFDWEEPEQVFEKVQEELAELQQEVKAGDRDKIEAEFGDVLFSMINYSRFLGINPENALERTNKKFSKRFKYLEAEALKEGKSLQDMNLKEMDVHWEAAKKID; this comes from the coding sequence ATGAATTCTAGAGCATCACAATTAGCATCTTTTGACCGTTTGCTAACCATTATGGAGGAACTTCGGTTAAAATGCCCATGGGATAAAAAACAGACCATACAGACGTTACGACATCTCACTATTGAGGAAACCTATGAGCTGGGTGACGCTATTCTGGATAACGATTTGGATGAGGTAAGAAATGAACTGGGAGATCTTCTTTTACATATCGTGTTTTACGCTAAGATAGGTTCAGAAACGGATAGTTTTGATATTGGCGACGTCATCAACGGAATCTGTGAAAAGCTCATTAACCGACATCCACATATTTATGGAGATGTAACGGTATCCAACGAAGAAGAGGTAAAGCAGAACTGGGAGAAAATTAAGTTGAAGGAAGGTAAGATAAGTGTTCTGGAGGGAGTTCCAAAAAGTCTGCCTGCATTGGTCAAGGCCAACCGCATACAGGATAAGGTAGCAGGCGTAGGGTTTGATTGGGAGGAACCGGAACAAGTTTTTGAAAAGGTGCAGGAAGAATTAGCCGAATTACAGCAAGAGGTGAAAGCAGGGGATAGGGATAAGATTGAGGCAGAGTTCGGAGATGTACTATTTTCAATGATCAACTATTCCAGGTTCTTGGGTATCAATCCGGAGAATGCCCTAGAGCGCACTAACAAAAAATTTTCAAAGAGATTCAAATACTTAGAGGCGGAGGCGCTAAAAGAGGGAAAATCGTTACAGGATATGAACCTTAAAGAAATGGACGTCCATTGGGAGGCGGCCAAAAAGATAGATTAG
- a CDS encoding lysylphosphatidylglycerol synthase transmembrane domain-containing protein, with translation MAKRNKILTTLFKLIISVALVYFIFSKIDLSAIFFNLKRSNPYFLLIALGFFTLSKLISAFRLNLYFHNIGVLLTQKSNLQLYFLGMFYNLFLPGGIGGDAYKGYLIRKRFEVSTKKVVSVLVLDRLSGLTLLFLYACFLLALLERESLESIRFLLILAIPLAVALFWLLNKYFFNYVLNVFWKSLGYSALIQIAQLIAVWWIMKALGIELDQIAYLLIFLISSIVSVLPITIGGIGSREVAFFYGATFLKLNENISVSISVIFFLITAVISLIGIWYHFKKISLEVNNQSK, from the coding sequence GTGGCAAAACGGAATAAAATTCTTACTACGCTATTTAAACTAATTATAAGCGTAGCGCTCGTTTACTTCATATTTTCCAAAATTGATTTAAGTGCCATTTTTTTCAATTTAAAAAGGAGTAATCCCTACTTCTTATTAATTGCCTTGGGTTTCTTTACATTATCAAAACTCATATCGGCTTTTAGGCTAAATCTCTATTTTCACAATATCGGGGTTTTACTAACTCAAAAAAGCAACCTCCAACTTTATTTTTTGGGGATGTTTTACAATTTGTTTTTGCCGGGAGGCATTGGTGGGGATGCCTACAAAGGGTACTTAATAAGAAAACGGTTCGAAGTTTCTACCAAGAAAGTAGTTAGCGTGCTGGTGCTGGACCGCCTCAGCGGACTAACCCTTCTCTTTCTGTATGCCTGTTTCTTGTTAGCGCTCTTAGAACGCGAAAGCCTTGAGTCAATCAGATTTTTGTTGATACTCGCCATTCCCTTAGCGGTTGCACTCTTCTGGCTATTGAACAAATATTTCTTTAACTATGTTTTAAACGTTTTTTGGAAATCGTTGGGTTATTCTGCACTTATCCAAATTGCACAATTAATCGCCGTTTGGTGGATTATGAAAGCTCTTGGTATAGAATTGGACCAAATCGCATACCTTCTGATTTTTCTAATTTCCTCCATTGTATCTGTCTTACCAATTACTATCGGTGGAATTGGAAGTAGGGAAGTTGCATTTTTCTACGGTGCTACCTTTTTAAAATTGAATGAGAATATTTCTGTAAGTATCAGTGTAATTTTCTTTCTGATTACGGCAGTCATATCGTTAATTGGAATATGGTACCACTTTAAGAAAATCAGCTTGGAAGTGAATAATCAATCAAAGTAA
- a CDS encoding sugar phosphate isomerase/epimerase family protein, with translation MNTRREFLIKSSLVSAGAFLIPNLLRANESRQVYGVQLYSFRDAMAKDAKGTLEKIASLGIKEIETARSQKGHYYGLSPTEMKNTCAGLGMKLKSGHVHLDANFDQTIEEAVASGQEYLICSSMPSKGQTIDNYKRVAEKFNKAGEACSMAGVKFGYHNHEYEFESENGKILYDVLMDNTQPDLVHMELDLGWVIIAGKDPLDYFEKYPGRFPLWHLKDMNMEKKESTELGKGGLDVRSMMKHKEQSGVKHIFIEQEEYESTPFESMEHNMKYLNNL, from the coding sequence ATGAATACGCGAAGAGAATTTTTAATAAAATCAAGCCTGGTTTCTGCAGGTGCATTTCTGATTCCCAATTTACTAAGGGCCAATGAATCTAGACAAGTGTACGGAGTACAATTGTATTCTTTTAGGGATGCCATGGCCAAAGATGCAAAGGGCACCTTGGAAAAAATAGCCAGTTTGGGAATAAAAGAAATTGAAACCGCAAGGTCGCAGAAAGGTCATTACTACGGGTTAAGCCCAACCGAAATGAAAAATACTTGTGCCGGTTTAGGAATGAAACTTAAAAGTGGCCATGTACACTTAGATGCCAACTTTGACCAAACCATCGAGGAGGCCGTTGCCTCTGGACAAGAGTACCTAATATGTTCGTCCATGCCCTCTAAAGGCCAGACCATTGACAATTATAAAAGAGTGGCAGAAAAATTTAATAAAGCAGGAGAAGCCTGCAGTATGGCGGGAGTAAAATTCGGTTATCACAATCACGAATATGAGTTTGAATCTGAAAATGGGAAAATCCTATATGATGTGCTAATGGATAACACACAGCCCGATTTGGTGCATATGGAGTTAGACCTTGGCTGGGTCATCATAGCGGGCAAGGACCCCTTGGACTATTTTGAAAAGTATCCTGGGAGATTTCCCTTATGGCACTTAAAGGATATGAATATGGAAAAGAAGGAGAGCACGGAACTTGGCAAGGGTGGTTTAGATGTGAGAAGTATGATGAAACACAAAGAACAATCCGGAGTTAAGCATATTTTCATAGAACAGGAAGAATATGAAAGCACCCCTTTTGAAAGCATGGAACACAATATGAAGTATTTGAACAATTTGTAA
- a CDS encoding MATE family efflux transporter has product MRQYTKEFRYTIKLSVPVILGMLGHTFVQFADNIMVGQLGTAELAAVSLGNSFVFIAMSLGIGFSTAITPLVAEADGAGNKDSAKSSLKHGLILCTMISVALFLLILLAKPLMYLMKQPQEVVSLAMPYLDLVALSLVPLVIFQAFKQFTEGLSETRYPMYATVIANVVNIVLNYLLIFGSFGFPKLGIVGAAIGTLVSRIIMVLYIWLLLKNKNKFHDYVTGFNFKKIEKRVMRKIIALGFPSALQMFFEVVIFTAAIWLSGVLGKNPQAANQIALNLSSMTFMFGMGLGVAAMIRVGNQKGLQNFKELRRIAQSIFFLTFLLEIIFAILFLLGRNWFPTLYLDINDVMNVADNNEVIYLAAQLLLVAAFFQISDGVQVVVLGALRGLQDVKIPTLITFVAYWGIGFPVSYYLGLHTNLESIGIWMGLLTGLTASAIMLYIRFNYLTRRLILKRDILHP; this is encoded by the coding sequence TTGCGCCAGTACACTAAAGAATTTCGCTATACCATAAAGTTATCCGTCCCGGTCATTTTAGGAATGTTGGGCCATACGTTCGTTCAGTTTGCTGATAATATTATGGTCGGGCAATTAGGAACCGCTGAACTAGCTGCGGTTTCTCTGGGAAACAGTTTCGTTTTTATCGCCATGTCCTTGGGCATAGGTTTTTCTACCGCAATTACGCCCTTGGTAGCAGAGGCCGATGGAGCAGGTAACAAGGATAGCGCTAAAAGTTCCCTAAAGCATGGTCTAATACTTTGCACCATGATTTCTGTAGCGTTGTTCTTGCTTATTCTTCTGGCCAAACCTTTAATGTATTTGATGAAGCAGCCCCAAGAGGTTGTTTCATTGGCCATGCCTTATCTGGATCTAGTGGCTTTATCTTTGGTTCCTTTAGTGATATTTCAAGCCTTTAAACAATTTACGGAGGGGCTATCCGAAACGCGTTACCCTATGTACGCCACGGTTATTGCCAACGTGGTCAACATAGTACTTAATTATCTTCTCATTTTTGGTTCTTTTGGCTTTCCAAAATTGGGTATAGTAGGTGCGGCCATTGGCACATTGGTTTCAAGAATTATCATGGTACTGTACATTTGGTTACTACTAAAGAACAAGAATAAGTTCCACGATTATGTAACCGGTTTCAATTTTAAAAAGATAGAAAAGCGAGTAATGCGCAAGATAATTGCCTTAGGCTTTCCTTCCGCGCTACAGATGTTCTTTGAAGTAGTTATTTTCACCGCAGCTATTTGGTTGAGCGGGGTCTTGGGCAAAAATCCCCAAGCAGCAAACCAGATTGCACTGAATTTAAGTAGCATGACGTTCATGTTCGGTATGGGCTTGGGCGTGGCGGCCATGATTAGGGTAGGCAATCAGAAAGGACTTCAAAACTTTAAAGAATTAAGAAGAATAGCCCAATCCATATTCTTCCTCACTTTTTTACTTGAAATTATTTTTGCCATCCTTTTTCTTCTAGGGAGGAATTGGTTTCCAACGCTCTACTTAGACATAAACGATGTAATGAATGTAGCGGACAACAATGAGGTTATTTATTTAGCCGCACAGCTGTTACTGGTTGCCGCTTTTTTTCAAATTTCAGACGGAGTACAAGTAGTGGTATTGGGGGCTTTACGTGGATTACAGGACGTTAAAATACCAACGCTCATAACTTTCGTTGCCTATTGGGGCATAGGTTTTCCCGTATCCTATTATTTAGGCCTGCATACAAATTTGGAGAGTATTGGTATTTGGATGGGATTGTTGACGGGGCTAACGGCATCTGCCATTATGTTGTATATTCGATTTAATTATTTGACCAGACGGCTCATATTAAAAAGAGATATATTGCATCCCTAG